A single region of the Streptomyces caelestis genome encodes:
- a CDS encoding PTS transporter subunit EIIC gives MSTATAAPASPKKGSAVMAVLQRIGRSLMLPVAVLPAAALLVRLGNADMLGRESFPEFITRIASFMTAGGNAILDNMPLLFAVGIAIGFAKKSDGSTALAAVVGYLVFKNVLATFTDPSLPKVATAVDGKVVMTDAPVDAKVLGGVVMGLVVALLYQRFYRTKLPDWAGFFGGRRLVPILSAFAGLVIGIVFGYIWPVLGTALHNVGEWLVGSGAVGAGIFGVANRALIPIGMHHLLNSFPWFQAGTYEGKSGDIARFLAGDPSAGQFMTGFFPIMMFALPAACLAIVHCARPERRKVVGGMMFSLALTSFVTGVTEPIEFTFMFIAPVLYAIHAVLTGVSMALTWALGMKDGFGFSAGAVDFFLNLGIATNPWGLALVGLCFAAVYYVVFRFAITKFNLPTPGRESDEELAELQKAEAK, from the coding sequence ATGTCCACAGCCACAGCCGCGCCCGCGAGCCCGAAGAAGGGGTCTGCGGTGATGGCGGTCCTGCAGAGAATCGGCCGCAGCCTCATGCTGCCCGTCGCCGTGCTGCCGGCCGCCGCGCTCCTGGTCCGCCTCGGCAACGCCGACATGCTGGGGCGGGAGTCGTTCCCGGAGTTCATCACCAGGATCGCGAGCTTCATGACCGCGGGCGGCAACGCGATCCTCGACAACATGCCGCTGCTGTTCGCCGTGGGCATCGCGATCGGCTTCGCGAAGAAGTCGGACGGCTCGACCGCTCTCGCCGCCGTCGTCGGCTACCTGGTCTTCAAGAACGTGCTGGCCACGTTCACCGACCCGAGCCTGCCCAAGGTGGCGACCGCCGTCGACGGCAAGGTCGTCATGACGGACGCGCCGGTGGACGCCAAGGTGCTCGGCGGTGTGGTGATGGGCCTCGTCGTCGCCCTGCTCTACCAGCGCTTCTACCGCACCAAGCTGCCCGACTGGGCGGGCTTCTTCGGCGGTCGCCGCCTGGTCCCGATCCTGTCCGCCTTCGCGGGCCTGGTCATCGGCATCGTCTTCGGTTACATCTGGCCGGTCCTCGGCACGGCCCTGCACAACGTGGGCGAGTGGCTGGTGGGCTCCGGGGCCGTCGGCGCGGGCATCTTCGGTGTCGCCAACCGCGCGCTGATCCCGATCGGCATGCACCACCTGCTGAACTCCTTCCCCTGGTTCCAGGCCGGCACCTACGAGGGCAAGAGCGGCGACATCGCCCGGTTCCTGGCGGGCGACCCGAGTGCCGGCCAGTTCATGACGGGCTTCTTCCCGATCATGATGTTCGCCCTGCCCGCCGCCTGCCTGGCGATCGTGCACTGCGCCCGGCCCGAGCGCCGCAAGGTCGTCGGCGGCATGATGTTCTCCCTCGCGCTGACCTCGTTCGTCACGGGTGTCACCGAGCCGATCGAGTTCACGTTCATGTTCATCGCCCCGGTGCTGTACGCGATCCACGCCGTGCTCACCGGTGTCTCGATGGCGCTGACCTGGGCCCTGGGGATGAAGGACGGCTTCGGCTTCTCGGCCGGCGCGGTGGACTTCTTCCTGAACCTGGGCATCGCGACCAACCCGTGGGGCCTGGCCCTGGTGGGCCTGTGCTTTGCGGCGGTCTACTACGTGGTCTTCCGCTTCGCGATCACCAAGTTCAACCTGCCGACGCCGGGCCGCGAGTCCGACGAGGAACTCGCCGAGCTCCAGAAGGCGGAGGCGAAGTAG
- the rdgB gene encoding RdgB/HAM1 family non-canonical purine NTP pyrophosphatase, producing the protein MTRLILATRNAGKITELRAILAEAGLPHELVGADAYPDIPDVKETGVTFAENALLKAHALARATGLPAVADDSGLCVDVLNGAPGIFSARWSGRHGDDKANLDLLLAQLSDIADEHRGAHFACAAALALPDGTERVVEGQLRGVLRHEPTGTGGFGYDPILQPEGATRTCAELTPQEKNAISHRGKAFRALVPVVRELLG; encoded by the coding sequence ATGACCCGCTTGATCCTCGCCACGCGCAACGCCGGAAAGATCACCGAGCTCCGGGCGATCCTCGCCGAAGCCGGGCTGCCGCACGAACTCGTCGGCGCCGACGCCTATCCGGACATCCCCGACGTCAAGGAAACGGGCGTCACCTTCGCGGAGAACGCGTTGCTGAAGGCCCACGCCCTGGCCCGGGCGACGGGCCTGCCCGCGGTCGCCGACGACTCCGGCCTGTGCGTCGACGTCCTCAACGGCGCCCCCGGCATCTTCTCCGCCCGCTGGTCGGGCCGGCACGGCGACGACAAGGCCAACCTTGACCTCCTCCTCGCCCAGCTCTCGGACATCGCCGACGAACACCGAGGCGCCCACTTCGCCTGCGCGGCGGCGCTGGCCCTGCCGGACGGTACGGAGCGGGTCGTGGAAGGCCAACTGCGGGGCGTCCTGCGCCACGAGCCCACCGGCACCGGCGGCTTCGGCTACGACCCGATCCTCCAGCCGGAGGGCGCGACCCGGACCTGCGCGGAGCTGACCCCGCAGGAGAAGAACGCGATCAGCCACCGGGGAAAGGCGTTCCGGGCGCTCGTGCCGGTCGTGCGGGAACTGCTTGGCTGA
- a CDS encoding Mov34/MPN/PAD-1 family protein — MLTITQALVDQIVAHARKDHPDEACGVVAGPAGSDRPERFIPMLNAAMSPTFYEFDSGDLLKLYREMDDRDEEPVVIYHSHTATEAYPSRTDISYANEPGAHYVLVSTADTDGAGEFQFRSFRIVEGEVTEEEVEIVEAY; from the coding sequence ATGCTGACCATCACCCAGGCCCTCGTCGACCAGATCGTCGCCCACGCGCGCAAGGACCACCCCGACGAGGCGTGCGGCGTCGTGGCGGGCCCGGCGGGCTCGGACCGCCCCGAGCGCTTCATCCCGATGCTCAACGCCGCCATGTCACCCACGTTCTACGAATTCGATTCCGGCGACCTGCTCAAGCTCTACCGCGAGATGGACGACCGTGACGAGGAGCCGGTGGTCATCTACCACTCCCACACGGCGACCGAGGCCTACCCCTCCCGCACCGACATCTCGTACGCGAACGAGCCCGGCGCGCACTACGTCCTCGTCTCCACGGCCGACACCGACGGGGCCGGCGAGTTCCAGTTCCGCTCGTTCCGGATCGTGGAGGGCGAGGTCACGGAGGAGGAGGTCGAGATCGTCGAGGCGTACTGA
- a CDS encoding putative leader peptide: MVFHDVSDKTPGLLLVARLHVDLCRIASAIC; this comes from the coding sequence ATGGTTTTCCACGACGTGAGCGACAAGACGCCGGGCCTGCTGCTCGTTGCGCGGCTGCACGTCGACCTGTGCAGGATCGCCAGCGCCATCTGTTGA
- a CDS encoding DUF3618 domain-containing protein, whose translation MADTADTRTPAQIEADIRRRRATLAETLDEIGVRVHPKTIVGDAKAKVASNIDHTLGRAYVGVNRAVTDVRARFVDEDGAPRLERVVPVALVVVGVVGLLAVSTRRRKG comes from the coding sequence GTGGCGGACACGGCGGACACCAGGACCCCGGCGCAGATCGAGGCGGACATCAGGCGCCGCCGCGCGACCCTGGCCGAGACCCTCGACGAGATCGGGGTGCGGGTGCACCCGAAGACGATCGTCGGGGATGCCAAGGCCAAGGTCGCCTCGAACATTGATCACACCCTCGGGCGGGCCTACGTGGGGGTCAATCGGGCCGTCACCGATGTGCGGGCCCGGTTCGTGGACGAGGACGGGGCGCCGCGGCTGGAGCGGGTCGTGCCCGTCGCGCTCGTCGTGGTCGGAGTGGTCGGGCTGCTCGCCGTCAGCACGCGGCGACGCAAGGGCTGA
- a CDS encoding GroES family chaperonin — translation MSAKRNEHSTHPDKLPIRMLHDRVLVRQDTSEGERRSGGGILIPATAAVGRRLAWAEVVAVGQNVRTVEPGDRVLFDPEDRAEVEVRGIAYVLMRERDLHAVAADRFEGSEDSTGLYL, via the coding sequence GTGAGCGCCAAGAGAAACGAGCACAGCACCCATCCCGACAAGCTGCCCATCCGGATGCTGCACGATCGCGTACTCGTGCGGCAGGACACCAGCGAGGGCGAGCGGCGTTCCGGCGGCGGCATCCTGATCCCCGCGACGGCGGCGGTCGGCCGGCGCCTGGCCTGGGCCGAGGTCGTCGCGGTGGGGCAGAACGTACGGACCGTGGAGCCGGGCGACCGGGTTCTGTTCGACCCGGAGGACCGTGCCGAGGTCGAGGTGCGCGGTATCGCGTACGTGCTCATGCGCGAACGCGATCTGCACGCCGTGGCCGCGGATCGGTTCGAGGGCTCGGAGGACTCGACGGGCCTCTATCTGTAG
- the clpS gene encoding ATP-dependent Clp protease adapter ClpS produces MGTVTSPAPLEIERTESAEEVFAVPEPDLPWVTIVHNDPVNLMSYVTYVFQTYFGYSKDKATKLMLDVHHKGRAVVSSGSREEMERDVQAMHGYGLWATLQQDRK; encoded by the coding sequence ATGGGCACTGTGACGTCACCCGCGCCCCTGGAGATCGAACGGACCGAGTCGGCGGAGGAGGTCTTCGCCGTACCGGAGCCCGACCTCCCCTGGGTCACCATCGTCCACAACGACCCGGTCAACCTCATGAGCTATGTGACGTACGTCTTCCAGACGTACTTCGGCTACTCCAAGGACAAGGCCACCAAGCTCATGCTCGACGTCCACCACAAGGGCCGGGCGGTCGTCTCCAGCGGCAGCCGCGAGGAGATGGAACGCGACGTGCAGGCCATGCACGGCTACGGCCTGTGGGCCACCCTCCAGCAGGACCGCAAGTAG
- a CDS encoding type II toxin-antitoxin system PemK/MazF family toxin, which translates to MDTSWWLALAAVVLLALVATLVDGWGRRSSARRGRTAVGTATVAGLPQPAEIWWADVPYEDEARTKDRPCLVLAVRGERATVAKITTRFRHERTGVIPLPPGSVGDTQGRASFLETDELREVPVWGFRRRVGVVDPALWDQVRYLAG; encoded by the coding sequence ATGGACACGTCCTGGTGGCTGGCGCTCGCCGCGGTGGTACTGCTCGCGCTCGTCGCCACGCTCGTCGACGGCTGGGGACGGCGGTCGTCGGCGCGGCGGGGCCGGACGGCGGTGGGGACCGCCACGGTGGCGGGGCTGCCGCAGCCGGCGGAGATCTGGTGGGCGGACGTTCCGTACGAGGACGAGGCCCGTACGAAGGACCGGCCGTGCCTGGTGCTGGCGGTGCGCGGGGAACGGGCGACCGTCGCGAAGATCACCACCCGGTTCCGGCACGAGCGCACCGGCGTGATCCCCCTCCCTCCTGGCTCGGTCGGCGACACCCAGGGCCGCGCGAGCTTCCTGGAGACGGACGAGCTGCGCGAGGTCCCCGTGTGGGGCTTCCGGAGGCGGGTCGGAGTGGTGGACCCGGCGCTGTGGGACCAGGTCCGGTACCTGGCCGGCTGA
- a CDS encoding MBL fold metallo-hydrolase, translated as MKLTVVGCSGSFPSVESACSSYLVEADGFRLLLDLGNGALGELQRHCGLYDLDAIFLSHLHADHCIDMCAYFVARYYRHDGGRCDPLPVFGPEGTEHRLTTAYADTPSASSMSEVFDFHTVKPSTFEIGPFTVHTERVAHPVEAYGIRVEHGGKVLTYSGDTGVSPALDELARGADLFLCEAAFTHGKENIPDLHLNGREAGETAARAGARRLVLTHIPPWTDPQVNLADASAVYDGPVDLAAPRQTYEM; from the coding sequence ATGAAGCTCACCGTCGTCGGCTGCTCGGGGTCGTTCCCGTCCGTGGAATCGGCCTGCTCGAGCTACCTCGTCGAGGCCGACGGCTTCCGGCTGCTTCTCGACCTGGGCAACGGTGCCCTGGGCGAGCTGCAGCGCCACTGCGGTCTCTACGACCTCGACGCGATCTTCCTCAGCCACCTGCACGCCGACCACTGCATCGACATGTGCGCGTACTTCGTCGCGCGCTACTACCGCCACGACGGCGGCCGCTGCGATCCGCTCCCCGTCTTCGGACCGGAAGGCACGGAACACCGGCTGACCACCGCCTACGCGGACACCCCCTCCGCCTCCTCCATGAGCGAGGTCTTCGACTTCCACACGGTCAAGCCGTCCACGTTCGAGATCGGCCCGTTCACGGTGCACACCGAGCGCGTGGCCCACCCCGTGGAGGCGTACGGCATCCGCGTCGAACACGGCGGCAAGGTCCTGACGTACTCCGGCGACACCGGTGTGAGCCCTGCCCTGGACGAACTCGCCCGGGGCGCCGACCTGTTCCTGTGCGAGGCGGCGTTCACGCACGGCAAGGAGAACATCCCCGACCTGCACCTCAACGGCCGCGAGGCGGGCGAGACGGCGGCCCGGGCAGGTGCCCGGCGGCTGGTCCTCACGCACATCCCGCCGTGGACGGACCCCCAGGTCAACCTGGCCGACGCCAGCGCGGTCTACGACGGTCCCGTGGACCTCGCGGCACCGCGACAGACGTACGAGATGTAA
- a CDS encoding PLP-dependent cysteine synthase family protein, which produces MRYDSPLAAVGNTPLVCLPRLSPSADVRIWAKLEDRNPTGSVKDRPALHMIEQAEKDGRLTPGCTILEPTSGNTGISLAMAAKLKGYRIVCVMPENTSQERRDLLAMWGAEIISSPAAGGSNTAVRVAKELSAEHPDWVMLYQYGNPDNAGAHYATTGPEILADLPSVTHFVAGLGTTGTLMGVGRYLRENKPDVQIVAAEPRYDDLVYGLRNLDEGFVPELYDASVLTTRFSVGSADAVTRTRELLQQEGIFAGVSTGAALHAALGVGRKAVNAGEPADIVFVVADGGWKYLSTGVYTAATTEEAIETLQGQLWA; this is translated from the coding sequence ATGCGATACGACTCACCCCTGGCCGCGGTCGGCAACACCCCCCTGGTGTGCCTGCCGCGGCTGTCGCCGTCCGCCGACGTGCGTATCTGGGCGAAGCTGGAGGACCGCAACCCGACCGGGTCGGTCAAGGACCGCCCGGCCCTGCACATGATCGAGCAGGCGGAGAAGGACGGCCGCCTGACCCCGGGCTGCACCATCCTGGAGCCGACCAGCGGCAACACCGGCATCTCCCTGGCCATGGCGGCGAAGCTCAAGGGCTACCGCATCGTGTGCGTCATGCCGGAGAACACCTCGCAGGAGCGCCGGGACCTGCTGGCCATGTGGGGCGCCGAGATCATCTCCTCCCCGGCCGCGGGCGGCTCCAACACCGCCGTGCGCGTCGCCAAGGAGCTCTCGGCCGAGCACCCGGACTGGGTGATGCTCTACCAGTACGGCAATCCGGACAACGCGGGCGCCCACTACGCGACGACGGGCCCCGAGATCCTCGCGGACCTGCCCTCCGTCACCCACTTCGTGGCGGGCCTCGGCACCACGGGCACGCTCATGGGTGTGGGCCGCTACCTGCGCGAGAACAAGCCGGACGTCCAGATCGTCGCGGCCGAACCGCGCTACGACGACCTGGTCTACGGCCTGCGCAACCTCGACGAGGGCTTCGTCCCCGAGCTGTACGACGCGTCAGTCCTGACCACCCGCTTCTCGGTCGGCTCCGCGGACGCGGTCACCCGCACCCGCGAGCTGCTCCAGCAGGAGGGCATCTTCGCCGGCGTCTCCACGGGCGCCGCGCTGCACGCCGCGCTCGGCGTGGGCCGCAAGGCCGTGAACGCCGGCGAACCCGCGGACATCGTCTTCGTCGTCGCCGACGGCGGCTGGAAGTACCTGTCGACGGGCGTCTACACGGCAGCCACGACGGAAGAGGCCATCGAGACGCTCCAGGGACAGCTCTGGGCGTAG
- the rph gene encoding ribonuclease PH: MSRIDGRTPQQLRPITIERGWSKHAEGSVLVSFGDTKVFCTASVTEGVPRWRKGSGEGWVTAEYSMLPRSTNTRGDRESVKGRIGGRTHEISRLIGRSLRAVIDYKALGENTIVLDCDVLQADGGTRTAAITGAYVALADAVAWAQRKKLIKAGRQPLTGTVSAVSVGIVGGVPLLDLCYEEDVKADTDMNVVCTGDGRFVEVQGTAEAEPFAREELDALLDLAVAGCTELAAHQRTALDTVLEK, translated from the coding sequence ATGTCTCGAATCGACGGCCGCACCCCCCAGCAACTCCGCCCGATCACCATCGAACGCGGCTGGAGCAAGCACGCCGAAGGCTCCGTCCTCGTCTCCTTCGGCGACACCAAGGTCTTCTGCACCGCCTCCGTCACCGAAGGCGTCCCGCGCTGGCGCAAGGGCAGCGGTGAAGGCTGGGTCACCGCCGAGTACTCCATGCTGCCCCGCTCCACCAACACCCGCGGCGACCGCGAGTCCGTCAAGGGCCGCATCGGCGGCCGCACCCACGAGATCAGCCGCCTCATCGGCCGCTCGCTCCGCGCCGTCATCGACTACAAGGCGCTCGGCGAGAACACCATCGTCCTCGACTGCGACGTCCTCCAGGCCGACGGCGGCACGCGCACGGCGGCCATCACCGGCGCCTACGTGGCGCTCGCGGACGCCGTCGCCTGGGCCCAGCGCAAGAAGCTCATCAAGGCCGGCCGTCAGCCCCTGACCGGCACCGTCAGCGCCGTCTCCGTCGGCATCGTCGGCGGCGTCCCCCTCCTCGACCTCTGCTACGAGGAGGACGTCAAGGCCGACACCGACATGAACGTCGTCTGCACCGGCGACGGCCGCTTCGTCGAGGTCCAGGGCACCGCCGAGGCCGAACCCTTCGCCCGCGAGGAACTCGACGCCCTCCTCGACCTCGCCGTCGCCGGCTGCACGGAACTCGCCGCCCACCAGCGCACCGCGCTTGATACCGTCCTCGAAAAGTAA
- a CDS encoding MoaD/ThiS family protein codes for MAIEVRIPTILRQYTDGQKAVEGSGDTLAELFADLETRHAGIQARIVDGDQLRRFVNVYLNDEDVRFLDGINTKLTDGDNVTILPAVAGGMV; via the coding sequence ATGGCCATCGAGGTCCGCATCCCGACCATCCTCCGCCAGTACACCGACGGTCAGAAGGCGGTGGAGGGCAGCGGTGACACCCTCGCCGAGCTGTTCGCCGACCTCGAGACGCGACACGCCGGCATCCAGGCCCGCATCGTGGACGGCGACCAGCTGCGCCGCTTCGTCAACGTCTACCTGAACGACGAGGACGTGCGCTTCCTCGACGGCATCAACACCAAGCTGACGGACGGCGACAACGTCACGATCCTGCCGGCCGTGGCCGGCGGCATGGTCTGA
- a CDS encoding DUF2017 domain-containing protein, whose translation MPGTFEPLPGGGAAVALDDVEISIIRSLAVQLLELIGPGPAEDASDDPLAELFAEGPSEPPADPVLKRLFPDAYSDPEQPASPRDAEERRSYSAEFRRYTENDLRAGKRDNALAVIRSLDALSSVSAGEGGAVLKLSVEESQRWLGALNDLRLAIGSRLEIADEEDTDLLYRLPDEDPRKPMVMAYLWLGGLQETLVGTLMP comes from the coding sequence ATGCCCGGAACCTTCGAACCGCTTCCCGGCGGCGGCGCGGCCGTCGCCCTCGACGACGTCGAGATCTCCATCATCCGGTCGCTGGCCGTCCAGCTCCTGGAGCTCATCGGCCCCGGCCCCGCCGAGGACGCCTCCGACGACCCGCTCGCCGAGCTGTTCGCGGAAGGCCCGAGCGAGCCGCCCGCCGACCCGGTGCTCAAACGCCTCTTCCCGGACGCCTACAGCGACCCCGAGCAGCCCGCCTCGCCCCGGGACGCCGAGGAGCGGCGGTCGTACTCCGCCGAGTTCCGCCGCTACACCGAGAACGATCTGCGGGCCGGCAAGCGGGACAACGCCCTCGCGGTGATCCGCTCCCTGGACGCGCTCTCCTCGGTCTCGGCCGGCGAGGGCGGCGCGGTGCTGAAGCTGTCGGTGGAGGAGTCCCAGCGGTGGCTGGGCGCCCTGAACGACCTGCGGCTCGCGATCGGCTCACGGCTGGAGATCGCCGACGAGGAGGACACCGACCTCCTCTACCGCCTCCCGGACGAGGACCCGCGCAAGCCGATGGTGATGGCCTACCTGTGGCTGGGTGGACTCCAGGAGACGCTGGTCGGAACCCTTATGCCCTGA
- the bcp gene encoding thioredoxin-dependent thiol peroxidase gives MSERLQPGDVAPAFTLPDADGHEVSLSDHKGRKVIVYFYPAALTPGCTKQACDFTDNLELLAGAGYEVIGISPDKPEKLAKFRDKESLKVTLLADPDKQVLESYGAYGEKKLYGKTVVGVIRSTVIVDEEGKVERALYNVKATGHVAKIIKDLGI, from the coding sequence ATGAGCGAGCGACTCCAGCCGGGGGACGTGGCCCCCGCCTTCACCCTGCCCGACGCCGACGGCCACGAGGTGTCCCTGTCCGACCACAAGGGCCGCAAGGTCATCGTGTACTTCTACCCGGCCGCCCTCACCCCCGGCTGCACCAAGCAGGCCTGCGACTTCACGGACAACCTGGAGCTGCTGGCCGGCGCGGGCTACGAGGTGATCGGCATCTCCCCCGACAAGCCCGAGAAGCTGGCCAAGTTCCGCGACAAGGAGTCCCTGAAGGTCACGTTGTTGGCCGACCCGGACAAGCAGGTCCTGGAGTCCTACGGCGCCTACGGCGAGAAGAAGCTGTACGGCAAGACGGTCGTCGGCGTCATCCGCTCCACGGTGATCGTGGACGAGGAGGGCAAGGTCGAGCGGGCCCTGTACAACGTCAAGGCGACGGGCCACGTGGCCAAGATCATCAAGGATCTGGGGATCTGA
- a CDS encoding glucose PTS transporter subunit EIIB — MATKAEKIVAGLGGIDNIEEVEGCITRLRTEVVDPAKVDETALKAAGAHGVVKMGTAIQVVIGTDADPIAAEIEDMM; from the coding sequence ATGGCCACCAAGGCTGAGAAGATCGTTGCCGGGCTCGGCGGCATCGACAACATCGAAGAGGTCGAAGGCTGCATCACCCGCCTGCGCACCGAGGTCGTGGACCCCGCCAAGGTCGACGAAACCGCCCTGAAGGCCGCCGGCGCCCACGGCGTCGTCAAGATGGGCACCGCGATCCAGGTCGTCATCGGCACCGACGCCGACCCCATCGCCGCGGAGATCGAAGACATGATGTGA
- a CDS encoding amino acid permease, with product MTSAQVDTENVPEEGYERGLGSRQVQMIAIGGAIGVGLFMGAGANIAKAGPSIILMYALAGVVIFFIMRALGELLLYRPVSGSFAEYAREFLGPFFGFVTGWTYWLMWVVTGMAELTAAAIYIHFWFPEIPQWVSALVFLVVLFGVNLISVKIFGEVEFWFSMIKVTAIIGMIVIGLGVLTLGFSDAGDTATVSNLWSHDGFFPNGIGSSLMTLQGVMFAYLAVELVGVTAGESENPEKTLPKAINTLPWRIIVFYVGSLLVILSVVKWTEFSAGESPFVHAFGEIGIPLAAGIVNFVVLTAALSSCNSGMYSTGRMLRDLASNSEAPQAFGKLNARKTPAVGITVSVALMGIGVVLNYVVPEKAFLYVTSVATAAGIWTWMMILVSHIRYRAAVDAGRLRASSFPAPGGALFSWVALLFLVGVTCMIAYDKDARVCLYVAAGWAVALGIGWAVLKSRNPQIAERGDAEFEKVG from the coding sequence ATGACCTCTGCGCAGGTCGACACGGAAAACGTGCCCGAAGAGGGGTACGAGCGCGGACTCGGCAGTCGCCAGGTCCAGATGATCGCGATCGGCGGCGCCATCGGCGTCGGCCTGTTCATGGGCGCCGGGGCGAACATCGCCAAGGCCGGTCCCAGCATCATCCTCATGTACGCCCTCGCGGGCGTAGTCATCTTCTTCATCATGCGGGCGCTGGGCGAACTGCTCCTCTACCGGCCCGTCTCCGGCTCCTTCGCCGAGTACGCCCGCGAGTTCCTCGGCCCGTTCTTCGGGTTCGTCACGGGCTGGACGTACTGGCTCATGTGGGTGGTCACCGGCATGGCCGAACTCACGGCCGCCGCGATCTACATCCACTTCTGGTTCCCGGAGATCCCGCAGTGGGTCAGCGCCCTGGTCTTCCTGGTGGTGCTCTTCGGCGTCAACCTGATCTCCGTCAAGATCTTCGGCGAGGTCGAGTTCTGGTTCTCGATGATCAAGGTCACGGCCATCATCGGCATGATCGTCATCGGCCTCGGCGTGCTCACCCTCGGCTTCTCCGACGCCGGTGACACCGCCACCGTCTCCAACCTCTGGTCGCACGACGGCTTCTTCCCGAACGGCATCGGCTCCAGCCTGATGACGCTCCAGGGCGTCATGTTCGCCTACCTCGCCGTCGAGCTCGTCGGCGTCACCGCGGGCGAGTCCGAGAACCCCGAGAAGACCCTGCCCAAGGCCATCAACACCCTGCCCTGGCGCATCATCGTCTTCTACGTCGGCTCGCTCCTGGTGATCCTCTCCGTGGTCAAGTGGACCGAGTTCTCCGCCGGCGAGAGCCCGTTCGTCCACGCCTTCGGCGAGATCGGCATCCCGCTCGCCGCGGGCATCGTCAACTTCGTGGTGCTCACCGCGGCCCTGTCGTCCTGCAACTCGGGCATGTACTCGACCGGCCGGATGCTGCGCGACCTGGCCTCCAACAGCGAGGCGCCGCAGGCGTTCGGCAAGCTCAACGCCCGCAAGACGCCCGCCGTCGGCATCACGGTCTCCGTGGCGCTCATGGGCATCGGCGTCGTCCTGAACTACGTCGTCCCGGAGAAGGCGTTCCTCTACGTCACCTCCGTCGCCACCGCGGCCGGCATCTGGACCTGGATGATGATCCTGGTCAGCCACATCCGCTACCGCGCCGCGGTCGACGCGGGCCGGCTGCGCGCCTCGTCCTTCCCCGCCCCCGGCGGGGCGCTCTTCAGCTGGGTCGCGCTGCTCTTCCTCGTCGGCGTGACCTGCATGATCGCGTACGACAAGGACGCGCGGGTCTGCCTGTACGTCGCGGCCGGCTGGGCCGTCGCCCTGGGCATCGGCTGGGCGGTGCTCAAGAGCCGCAACCCGCAGATCGCCGAGCGCGGCGACGCGGAGTTCGAGAAGGTCGGCTGA